From the genome of Flavobacteriales bacterium:
GGAAACAACCATGAGCGATTCAAAAATTGATTACCTGAACCCCTACGCCACGTTGGCGCAGCAGCACAAAGATGGTCTTGATGCCATCATCACTTCCATTGGTACTGGAGGCCCTGGTACGGTTAGCTTGGATGACCTTGTTGATGCTGTCTATGATTATCTGACAACGGTTTACACGCAGCTAACAAGTCCAGAGGGGGAGAACACCACCCGAACTACTATCATCAATGCCATCAATGGATATTTGGATAATGGAGGTTCATCTCCGTACCTACGCACATTGCAATCTGGACCTGTTGCATTGTTGAGTAATCAATTTGACCGCATGTTCGATGCGTCAAGGGCTGCCCAACACTTGAAAGGTAATGCTGGAAGACGACAGATGGTAATTGCTCTCGGACAGGCAGATGCCGAATATTGGGGCAATCAGATTGATACTTCTGGCTCTTGGATTGCATACATGAGCACTAACTCCGCAATAGACCTGGCAAGCCTACCTTTCTGGGTAGACGCAGCTATGTTTGGAGCACAGTTCGACTATTATCAGGTCAATGCCACTGATTCCATGTCTACATCTCTGGTGTATGTTTCTGCCCTTACAGGGAGTTTGGCCGTTGCTGCTGGTAAAGTTGTATTCGGATGGGTTCCTAAACAAAAAGCAGTAAGTGGATCTACGGCTATTAAAATTGCCACGGCAATCTCGAAGGATCCGGGAATTTTAATTCGACCAAGTTCATCTGGAGGTGTAACAACCCCTGGATTAACTCCTACTAATGCCAAGGTTTACCAATATTGCTGTGATAATGGAGTGCAAGGAGAACTTGTTGCTGATAATGAGAATGATGCATACGATATCCTAAATATTGCTGGGAATCTGATGGGCACACAATGTAGCCTAAGCAGTAATTCAGACGCAAGCTAATTCAATGTTGTAAACAATGCGATTCTTAACTCTTTTCGCAATTCTTGCATACTGCTTCTCTCCTGCATTTACGTTTGGACAAGGTGTTGAACTGTGTGTAATATATACTGAATCCCATGCTGAGAATTTTTACTCTACACATATATCTGATATTGAAACTGGCTACCAGCGTGATTCAATAATGTTTTTATTTAAATGTGAAGAAGAATCAGTAATTAATGAGTTCAAAAATTGGGCCCTGTCCAACAACTTTGTTGTTTCTGTTAAATTAAATCCTTTGGAACAGGGTAAATCCGATAGTTGGATTCTGGTGAAACACAAACTCGAGAAGGTGGGATTTTACTATGCATACTTCCTTATCAATAAGGTCGCTGAAAGAAAGTCCGTATTGAAAATTGATGATTGTGGGTCAATCGCATACAAGTAATGAGTTGAACTCTATGTGGTTAATCGGTCTTTTTGGAAATAATTCAGTTAATCTGAAAGGGTTTCTATTTACCTTCCACCACAGTATTTACATTTGGTTGTGAGAACAGACGGAGAAGTTTACATCGAGAAGATTGTCGTGCAGTAGTTCACGGTCTAAGAATCATCTAATAAAGACGCGATTAATCGCGTCTTTACGATTCGCGAAAATCAGTCCAATCCGTTTCATCCGTGTTCCATTCTCTGTTTCTCTGCGCCTCTGCGTGAAATAAATCTGTTCCCTTTTTCTTTTCCTGCATTCTATTAGCAAGGACACCCAGATTTCCGGCCGGTTATCAGTCCAAAAACCACCACACACTCCCGTCCCGATAATTATCGGGAGCTATCGGGAGGTGCTGGACAAGGATTGTATTAACCAAAACTCAACATCATGGCTGGACAACAAGAAACACCAAGACAGAAAATGATCGGGATGATGTATCTCGTTCTAACCGCGCTGCTGGCGCTCAACATTTCCAAAGACATTCTCGATGCGTTTGTCATTGTGAACCAGAGCCTTGCGGCAAGCTCCGAAACAACGGGCAAAAAGATGAATGCGCTCTACACCGATTTCGATCTGGCTATGGCCATCGACTCAGAAAAAGTGGGTCAATATTGGGACCGTTCGCAAAAGGCGCGCGAAAAGGCGCAGGAGCTCAACACGTTCATCGATAGCGTTAAAACCACACTCATTTCCAAAACGGAGAAGGTTGAGCGAAGCGTTGCCGATACCATGAGCATGGGCAGCCTTTCCAAAAAGGACGATTACGACATCCCAACCAATATTCTTGTAGGAGAGAAGGAAAATGGCTCCGGTGGTTTGGCAAATGTGCTCAAAACCAAAATTGCCGAGTACCAAAGTTCCATGCGCGAACTGTTGAGCGAAGGCGACAAGCAGTTTTTCAATGAGCGCATCGACCTCTCAGACCGCAAGTTGGCTGATCAGACCTCAACCTGGGAAACCAACAACTTTTATCACACACCGCTGGTGGCTTCGTTGGTCATTCTCTCCAAACTGCAAATGGATGTGGCAGATGTAGAATATGATGTGGTGAGCAAACTCTACCGCTCATTCAACAAGAAGGATTTCTTCTTCGACACCATTGCAGCAACCGTTTTGCCGCAAAGCAATTATGTGCTGCTGGGAGAAGAATATCAGTCGGACATCATTGTGGCGGCTTACAGCAGGACCAAATCACCGACCGTGAAAATCGGCAAACTCAATGAGGAAGGAAATGCGCTGGTATCGTTCGAGGACACGGTCTATACAGAAAACGGGAAGGGCATTTTCAGAAAACGCGCCACTGTCGAAGGGATTTTCACCTATGAAGGAATGGTTGATCTTGTGAACAGCGAAGGAGAAACGCAGAGTTATCCTTTCCGCTCGGAATACATCGTAGCAAGGCCATCGCTTGTGGTTTCCCCTACCAAGATGAACGTGCTGTATCGGGGAATCGAGAACCCTGTAGATATTTCCGTGCCAGGTGTTCCATCCGAGAACATCATAGCCACCATTTCAGGCGGTCATCAACTGATTAAAAAATCAAACGGTAAGTACGTAGCGAAAATGAAGGCCCAGCCAGGCTCTGAAGCAAGCATCTCCGTGTCCGCAAGAATGGCTGACGGAAGCGTTCGCCAAATGGGAAAAATGGAATTTAGGGTGAAACGGCTTCCACGTCCGTTTGCTTATTGGGGGTTTGTGGACCCGGATAAAAGGATGTCGAGTCAGAGCGCGAAGGCCTCGCAAGGTCTTGTGGTACGATACGATGATAGCTTTGTTTTTAATCTCAACTGTACCGCAAGAAAGTTCAGGGTTCTTGTGGTTGACAATCGAGGAGAAGTAGTTGGTCGTTCAACAAACTATGGTGCAAGATTTAACAATGAGACACAGGAACTCTTAAATAAAGTAAAAAGAGGCTTCAAGGTGTACTTCCTCGGAATAAAAGCCGTTGGAGATGATGGAGTTGAGCACGATTTGGGTGACATCGTTGAAGAAATTATTTAAGAACTGGGAGATGAAGAAGGGAAGAATGTGGATGCTGGGAGTGCTGTCTTTAGTGGTTGTGATTTCCCAATCAGGTTGCTCGCAGACCAAGTTGAATTATGACGAGGTTAAAGAGGGGATCAGTAAGAGAAAGTCAGAGCTAAGTCGCGCTTACAGCGACCCAAAGTGTGATAAGGATTCTGTCGTGCGCTGTGCGCAGCAGTTCCTTTTCACCACCATGACGGCAAAGGTTTTTCCTTGCTGGTACGGAACCAAATGGGATTACAACGGCACCACCGAAAAACCACGAACGGGTCATATTGCCTGTGGCTATTTCGTTACCACGACTATGCGTGATCTAGGGTTTCGTATTCCGCGCGTTCGGTGGGCGCAATTGCCGTCAGAAAGTATGATAAAGGAAATGACCACACCGAGTAACATCAAACGGTATCGGTTTGCCGATATCAAGCATATTGAAAGCGAAATATTTGCTTGGGGCGATGGCCTGTACGTGGTTGGTATGGATAATCACACTGGCTACATCGTGAACCATGGTGGCAAGTGCCAGTTTGTGCACTCGTATTTCTTCAATTGGTCGGGAGGCGTGGTTTCGGAAAACTTGGACACGAACAATCCGTTGCGGTCTTCAGAATACCGCGTGATCGGCAAAATCCTCACGAAGGAAATGGTTCGAAAATGGTTGTTGTCTGAACGGTTTCCGTAATCTATTTCACACTCACCAACGGAGCGGCGGCTTCGGTCATCGCTCCGATTTTCCAAATGGTTTGATCCTGTGATTTTGCCAGTTCGAGGAGTTCGGTTTCGGATTCTGGCTGAACGCAGATCAGCAATCCGCCACTTGTCTGCGGGTCGCAGAGCGTGAAGAGTTGTTCGCCACTCAATTGACTGACCTTCGAAGAGTACGTGCTGAAATTCTTCATCGTCATGTCGGGGTAGATGAACTGGTCGAGGTACGTTTTCAGGTTCTCAATGAGCGGAACATCTGCGTAGTTGATACTTGCCGAAACACCACTTCCTTCGCAAACTTCGATCAAATGCCCAAGAAGCCCAAAACCCGTGATGTCCGTCATGGCGGTTACGCCAGCTAATTTGGAGGCAACGGCACCAAACCGATTCAGCGTTTTCATTTGCTCCACGGCACGTTGATGGTCGGCCACGTCAGCCTTTCCGCGTTTCTGTGCCGCACTCAGAATTCCAACGCCCAAAGGCTTTGTCAAATAGAGCAGATCGCCAGCCTTTGCGGCATCATTTCGCTTCAATTTTTCAAACGAAACTCTTCCGGTTACCGAAAGACCAAAGATGGGTTCGGGCGAATCTATGCTGTGTCCGCCAGCCAATGGAATGCCCGCTTTTTCGCAGATGGAACGCGCGCCTTCCATCACTTTTTGCGCAACCGAAGTGGGAAGTTTATCCACTGGCCAACCGAGCAGTGCAATGGCCATTAAAGGCTCTCCGCCCATGGCGTAAACATCCGATAGCGCATTGGCCGAAGCGATCGCTCCGAAATCGAAAGCATCATCCACAATTGGCATGAAGAAATCGGCTGTGCTGATAATGGCCTCTTCATCGTTTATCTTATAAACAGCTGCATCATCTTTGGTGGTGTTTCCGACCAACAGATTCGGGAATTCTGTAGGTGTGCGATCTGATTGCAGGATCTGCTCCAACACTTGCGGAGAGATTTTGCAGCCGCAACCAGAGCCGTGCGAAAATTGGGTCAGTTTAATGTCTTCATTCATTTTTATCGATGCTGTTCCGTTTGTATGTGCAATTGTGCAAACATCTTTTTGGCCATAGAAACACAGATTTCCACAGAGGTTTTCGCAGAAACAAGAAATATATCTGTGTCAGTTCTGTGTTTCTCTGTGCTTCAGTGGCTATTTCATGTAGAATTGGCCCAAGCAATCAGTTTTTGGGCGTCTTCCTTCAGGTTTTTGCCCTCCAATTCCAGTATAGTTGGTTCGTGTGTCAGGTACTTTTCCTGACTGAAACGATAACGTTTATCGTAGTACGTCAGAAGCAGTTCGGCCACCGCGTGGAGGTTTCCATTTTCCAAAAACTCCAGCGCAGCATTCATGTGCTGCCCACCCAGTTTCTGCTGCAATTTTCGGATGCTTTTCTCTAACGCTTCTTTCGGAGCATTTCCGTAGTCATTCACCAGCCGTTGGATGCGCTTTTCCAACGGAACGTCAATATGAACTACGGTCGAAACATTCATTTTCTGCCAAAGCGATTGCGGCAGATACGCCTTGCCGATGGTCATGCCTTCGCGCTCGATCCAAATGCGTTTGTTCAAATCCAACGCACGCAAATGCGCAAACAGGTCATTCTGAAACTGCTGCGAACTCGGTTGTTCTGGCAGACCGATGTTCCCGAAGGCAGAACCTTTGTGGTTGGCCAGACCTTCGAGGTCAAGGATCTGTTCTCCAGCAGCTTTCAGTTCATGAAGCAGATCGGTTTTTCCACTTCCTGTCGGGCCATCAATTACAATCAGATTTTCGAGATGCGCGAAAGCCGAAAGCGCCTCATTTCGGAAAGCCTTGTAACCACCGGTAAGTACGGAGCATTGCACTCCGTTCTCCTCAAACCACCAAGCGGTTCGGTTGCTCCGCATGCCACCTCGCCAGCAATACACGCCCAATTGGCCGTTGATGGCAGCGGCTTTTGCAGCATCGGCCAAAGCCGCCATTTTCGGTTCCACGAACTCCATTCCCTTGTCAATGGCTGGCTGTTGTCCCTTCTGTTTGTAGATGGTTCCTACAATGGCGCGTTCATCATCCGCAAACAGCGGAATGTTGATGGCACCGGGAATGTGTCCCGCAGCAAATTCGCTGGGTGAACGGACATCGACCACATTCAGATTGATGGTCTGGTCAAGAAATTGGGATGCGGGCAGGTATTCCATTGTCAATGATCAGCGAAGCTATTTCTTTATCGGCTCAATTGCCAAGCATGCAGAAAAGGATTGCCGCAGAAGTCGGATGCTGCCCAGAGCAGGTGGCCAGCACGTTGAAATTGTTGGAAGGAGGTGCCACGGTTCCGTTCATTTCGCGTTATCGGAAAGAAGCCACAGGCGGATTGGACGAGGTACAGATCGGGAACATTAAGGATCTGCATGAGCGACTGTTGGAACTGGAAAAGCGGAGAGAAACCATTCTTGCTTCGCTGAAAGAGCAGGATGTGCTAACGCGAGAGCTTCGCGAGAAAGTGGAAGCGGCCGCAACGCTTCAGGAGTTGGAAGACCTCTATTTGCCGTATCGCCCGAAGCGGAAAACGCGCGCTACCAAAGCCAAGGAATTGGGATTGGAGCCACTGGCCAAAATCCTCATGGCTCAGAACGAACGGTTCCCAGAAACGGCCGCAGCGCGTTTTGTGAAAGGCGAG
Proteins encoded in this window:
- the gldM gene encoding gliding motility protein GldM, whose amino-acid sequence is MAGQQETPRQKMIGMMYLVLTALLALNISKDILDAFVIVNQSLAASSETTGKKMNALYTDFDLAMAIDSEKVGQYWDRSQKAREKAQELNTFIDSVKTTLISKTEKVERSVADTMSMGSLSKKDDYDIPTNILVGEKENGSGGLANVLKTKIAEYQSSMRELLSEGDKQFFNERIDLSDRKLADQTSTWETNNFYHTPLVASLVILSKLQMDVADVEYDVVSKLYRSFNKKDFFFDTIAATVLPQSNYVLLGEEYQSDIIVAAYSRTKSPTVKIGKLNEEGNALVSFEDTVYTENGKGIFRKRATVEGIFTYEGMVDLVNSEGETQSYPFRSEYIVARPSLVVSPTKMNVLYRGIENPVDISVPGVPSENIIATISGGHQLIKKSNGKYVAKMKAQPGSEASISVSARMADGSVRQMGKMEFRVKRLPRPFAYWGFVDPDKRMSSQSAKASQGLVVRYDDSFVFNLNCTARKFRVLVVDNRGEVVGRSTNYGARFNNETQELLNKVKRGFKVYFLGIKAVGDDGVEHDLGDIVEEII
- the selD gene encoding selenide, water dikinase SelD, whose translation is MNEDIKLTQFSHGSGCGCKISPQVLEQILQSDRTPTEFPNLLVGNTTKDDAAVYKINDEEAIISTADFFMPIVDDAFDFGAIASANALSDVYAMGGEPLMAIALLGWPVDKLPTSVAQKVMEGARSICEKAGIPLAGGHSIDSPEPIFGLSVTGRVSFEKLKRNDAAKAGDLLYLTKPLGVGILSAAQKRGKADVADHQRAVEQMKTLNRFGAVASKLAGVTAMTDITGFGLLGHLIEVCEGSGVSASINYADVPLIENLKTYLDQFIYPDMTMKNFSTYSSKVSQLSGEQLFTLCDPQTSGGLLICVQPESETELLELAKSQDQTIWKIGAMTEAAAPLVSVK
- the mnmH gene encoding tRNA 2-selenouridine(34) synthase MnmH codes for the protein MEYLPASQFLDQTINLNVVDVRSPSEFAAGHIPGAINIPLFADDERAIVGTIYKQKGQQPAIDKGMEFVEPKMAALADAAKAAAINGQLGVYCWRGGMRSNRTAWWFEENGVQCSVLTGGYKAFRNEALSAFAHLENLIVIDGPTGSGKTDLLHELKAAGEQILDLEGLANHKGSAFGNIGLPEQPSSQQFQNDLFAHLRALDLNKRIWIEREGMTIGKAYLPQSLWQKMNVSTVVHIDVPLEKRIQRLVNDYGNAPKEALEKSIRKLQQKLGGQHMNAALEFLENGNLHAVAELLLTYYDKRYRFSQEKYLTHEPTILELEGKNLKEDAQKLIAWANST